TTGCGGTGGCTGGAGCGTCGGTCGATGGCGCGGCGGCCAATGCGGTCGTGGCGACGAAAACCAGAAGGAAGGCGGCGGCGATCTGCGCTCTCATTCCCATGCCTCCAGGCTAAGGAACGCGGAACCGGCGTCAAAACAAACGAGCGTTACCGGCTAGAGGTTCCGGCCGTCGACGCCCTTGCCGGAAAGCTCGTCGATCTGCTTCTGCACGGTCTCGAGATGCGGATCGAGGACGATGACCTTGCGGTAGACTTCCAGCGCCCGCTTGTCCTCGCCGACCTCGCGCAGAATCGTGCCGAGGCCGGTCAGCGCGCCGAAGTGGCGCGGCTCGAGCTTCAGCGTCTCCTCGATGTCGGCAAGCGCGCGGCCGTAGTCTTCGCGAAGGTAATAGACCGTCGCCCGCGTGTTCCAGCCTTCGACGTAGTCCGGCTTCAGCGTCAGGATGCGGTCAAGGTAGTCGAGCGCGAGCGGATAGTTCTTGTCCTTCACCGCCTGCTGCGCCCACTCCATCAGCAGGTCGACGGTGTCGCTGCCGGACTTCAGCCACAGCTCGGCGATCATGGCTTCGGTGGATTGGGCGGAGGCCTCGTCCTTGGCGGTGCGCAGCAGCTCGAACAGCGAGTCGAGCTGCTCGGCGCGCGTCGGCTTCTTCGCGTCCTGCGGCGCCTCGCGGGCGCTGGCGGTAGAAGTAGTGTCGGTGGCAGCGGGCGCCGGATCGCCGACGCGGCCGTCTTCCTTGGGTGGATCGGCGGCGAGCACCACCCTCCCCGGCAGGAAGCCGAAGGCAAGCGTGGCGGCGAGGACCGCGACGGGAATCCGCATGGAGAGAAAGATAGGCCGGCTACCCCGGCCCGTCAAAACCAGCCCAAAGAGCCACCGACGGCCTTAGCCCTGGCGCGCCTTAAAGCGGCGGTTGGTCTTGTTGATGATGTAGACCCGGCCCTTGCGGCGGACGAGGCGGTTGCCACGGTGGCGCGCGCGGAGCGAACGGAGCGAGTTGCGGATCTTCATCGGGGCCAACAAGTGCTGGAAATGGAAGGGCGCGGGAAAATGCCCGCGCCTCGATTGGCGCGGAAAATATGGAGGTCGCGCCGGGGTGTCAAGATAAGTCGCAAAGCCCCGGTTTGCCCAAGGTCTGCCTCGTTTGTGTATTGCAGAGCGTAGGGCGCCGGGGCACACTTTGCCGCAGTCACCCCGGTCTTTAGGAGAACATTCCAGAAATTCTCCGGCCGGCGGAGAGGGAGACAATACATGCGTAATGTCATGAGGATGGCGACCGCCAGCGTGGTCGCCCTGTCGTTCGCGTGGGCAATTCCGGTGAACGCCGCTGAGATGACCAAGGTCGGTCCCGGCGAGGGCGAGGTCGATATCGTCGCGTGGGCCGGCTACATCGAACGCGGCGACAGCGACAAGACGGTCGATTGGGTCACGGATTTCGAGACGGAGACCGGCTGCAAAGTCAACGTCAAGATCGCCGGCACTTCCGACGAGATGGTGACGCTGATGAACGGCGGCGGCATCGATCTCGCCACCGCGTCCGGCGACGCCAGCCTGCGCCTCATCGCCGGCAACACCGTGCAGGCGGTGAATCTCGATCTCATCCCGAGTTTCAAGAACGTCGACGAGCGCCTGCAGAATGGCGCCTGGTATACGATCGACAGCAAGCACTACGGCGTGCCCTACCAGTGGGGGCCGAATGTGCTGATGTACAACACGAACGTCTTCAAGGAAGCGCCGACGTCGTGGAGCACGGTTTTCGAGGCACAGGACTTCCCGGACGGCAAGCCCAACAAGGGCCGCATCCAGGATTACGGCGGCCCGATCTACATCGCCGACGCCGCGCTCTACCTCGCCAAGAAAAATCCTGAGCTCGGCATCAAGGATCCGTACGAGCTGACGGAAGCCCAGTACAAGGCCGCGACCGATCTGCTGCGCGCCCAGCACCCGCTGGTCCAGCGCTATTGGCATGACGCGACCCAGCAGGTGGACGACTTCACCAACGAGGGCGTGGTCGCCGCGACCTCGTGGCCGTACCAGGCGAACCTGCTGATCGCCAACAAGCAGCCGATCGCCT
The sequence above is drawn from the Bauldia sp. genome and encodes:
- a CDS encoding tetratricopeptide repeat protein → MRIPVAVLAATLAFGFLPGRVVLAADPPKEDGRVGDPAPAATDTTSTASAREAPQDAKKPTRAEQLDSLFELLRTAKDEASAQSTEAMIAELWLKSGSDTVDLLMEWAQQAVKDKNYPLALDYLDRILTLKPDYVEGWNTRATVYYLREDYGRALADIEETLKLEPRHFGALTGLGTILREVGEDKRALEVYRKVIVLDPHLETVQKQIDELSGKGVDGRNL
- the ykgO gene encoding type B 50S ribosomal protein L36, with protein sequence MKIRNSLRSLRARHRGNRLVRRKGRVYIINKTNRRFKARQG
- a CDS encoding ABC transporter substrate-binding protein — its product is MRNVMRMATASVVALSFAWAIPVNAAEMTKVGPGEGEVDIVAWAGYIERGDSDKTVDWVTDFETETGCKVNVKIAGTSDEMVTLMNGGGIDLATASGDASLRLIAGNTVQAVNLDLIPSFKNVDERLQNGAWYTIDSKHYGVPYQWGPNVLMYNTNVFKEAPTSWSTVFEAQDFPDGKPNKGRIQDYGGPIYIADAALYLAKKNPELGIKDPYELTEAQYKAATDLLRAQHPLVQRYWHDATQQVDDFTNEGVVAATSWPYQANLLIANKQPIASVIPDEGSTGWSDTTMMHAKAPHPNCAYLWMEHSLQPKVQGDVAYWFGSVPVVPAACKGNALLTDSGCAANGVDNFDKLAFWKTPVAKCDQGTCVPYSRWATDWVAIVGGQ